Sequence from the Bacteroidota bacterium genome:
ATAAAGGCTCAGTACAAAGGACAGGGCAAAGGTAGCCGCATAGTTGATTAACGCGGCCAGGTTTGAAAAGGCAAAAACCCGGTTGTTTTTAAACAAGCGGATGTTTAGTACGGGAAAAGTTATGCGGAGTTCAAAACGGGTGAAAAACAGTAAGCCGGCAAAACCCAAAATAGCAACAATTATGGCCGGCGAATCGGGCAACTTTGAGAATCCTAACATAAAAAAGGTCATGGCCAGGACGTATACAAGAGAACCCTGGAAGTCGAATTTTTCATTTTCTGCTCCCTTCCATTCGGCTTTTATCCAAAAATGTACGGCCAATGCTGAAAATAGGCAGATGGGGACGATCAGTAAAAACAAACTGCGCCAACCCAACATCTGGGTTAGAAATCCTCCCAGAATGGGTGCCAGTGATAATCCCAGATAAACGGCAGTAGTATTGATTCCTATAACTTTTCCCCGTTCTTCTATTGGAAAAGCTGATGTTACAATGGCCATCGTAGTACCAAATATCATTGCACTCCCGATTCCCTGCAATAACCTGAATGATATAAGCGTCATTCCTGATACAGAGAAAGCGCAAAGAATGGAAGAAATGGCAATTACAATGTTTCCGTAAAAAAAAATACGCACCCGGCCAAAAATATCTGCCAGTTTACCTATTGGTACCAGTGAAACTGCTGATGACAGAAGAAAAGACATGGGTATCCAACTCAACGAAACTGCATTCATGGCAAATTCATGTCCGATTTTGGGTAAGGCAATATTGACCGATGCCCCCATAAAAGGTCCTATAAATGAGGCCATCATACTGATAATCAACAACAATTTTCTATTCACTTTCTGCGGAGCAGGGATATTTTCCATGATTTACAGTCGTTTTCTGTCGT
This genomic interval carries:
- a CDS encoding MFS transporter, translating into MENIPAPQKVNRKLLLIISMMASFIGPFMGASVNIALPKIGHEFAMNAVSLSWIPMSFLLSSAVSLVPIGKLADIFGRVRIFFYGNIVIAISSILCAFSVSGMTLISFRLLQGIGSAMIFGTTMAIVTSAFPIEERGKVIGINTTAVYLGLSLAPILGGFLTQMLGWRSLFLLIVPICLFSALAVHFWIKAEWKGAENEKFDFQGSLVYVLAMTFFMLGFSKLPDSPAIIVAILGFAGLLFFTRFELRITFPVLNIRLFKNNRVFAFSNLAALINYAATFALSFVLSLYLQYVKGLSPWKAGMILVAQPILMALFASESGRLSDKHDPRILASVGMSIIVVGLLLLTILNANTSNSYIIICLVILGTGFGMFSSPNTNAVMSSVGKKYLGVASATVATMRLTGQMMSMGIATLIIHIFIGESKISPSNIPAFIMGTKVIFGVFAILCFLGVFASIARGKTNNNNE